The genomic window GAAAGGAACCCCGTTGGATGCACCACGAGTGTTGCATCGGTTTGAGTTCTCCTTTCCAAGCGTGGGAGGCACGGCTGTTTCCGACCGTACCCATTGGCCGTTCACCCTGGGTTGCCCTTTAGGTGATGCGGCTCGGAGAGCAGTAGATTGTTGTCAGCTGGTATCAGAACGTAATTTCGTCAATCTCCATATCGAGCAGGTTGAAGACGAGTTGCCGGTTGCGCAATGGTCGTCCCTGTTCGAGCAGCAGCTTGCAGACTTCACCGACCTGGAAACTCGCCGCCAGCGCCGGGGTGAAGGAGGGATTGCCGAGTTGCGCCTCGACCCCCTTGCCGCCCTGCCAGTGGCGATAAATCTTTTTCAGTGTGCCTTCTCCGGGCAGAATGGTTGCCACGTGCCCGTACCAGCCGGCGATGGCGCCGTGAACCAGGGGCAACTGCAGGGATTCACACAGCTCTTCCAGCTCCAGTCGGGCCGGAACATTATCTACCGCATCGACCACGCAGTCAACACCGGAAAGCAGTTCGGCGCCGTTGTCCCTGCCCAGCAGTGCCCGGATCGGGGTCAGGGTTACGGCCGGATTGACTTCGGCGATGCGTTCCGCCGCGACCTCGACCTTGACCCGGCCGAGGTTTTTCGGTGACGAGAGCAGCTGGCGGTTGAGATTGTTCTCCTCGAAGATGTCATCATCGATGGAGATGATCCGGCCGACGCCGAGGCGCGCCAGCTGTTCAAGGATGTAGCCGCCAAGGCCGCCGGCGCCGATCACGGCAACCGTGCTGCGGAACAGCAGCAACTGCTGCTCTGTTGAAATCATCTGCTGGTTGCGCTGGTAGCGGGCCGGCAGCAGTCCGGCCTGAAGAATGGTTTCCTCGACTTCGGCGACGGGCCGGTTGAATTGTTCGCCTGCCTGCTGCTGGTCATGCCACGAAACCAGCCCGTCCGTGGCCCGTTCATGGAGAAATGTCTGCAACGCGTCCATGGTCAACCTCCTCCAACCAGGGGAAAGATAGCCAGCGTATCCCCGTCCTCGAGGCAGCGATCCAGGTCCACGTGGCGGCTGTTGATCATCAGGATGCCGAGTTTTTCCATCGGCAGGTCGAGCTGTTCGACAACCTGCCCGACCTTAGTCCCCGCGGGGTAGTCGCGGGTTTCGATATCGAAGCGCCCGGCGCGGAAGGTGGCAAAGAGCTTAACGGTAATTTTCATGGTTTCCGGTCTCCGAAAAGGACTCTGAGTTCCAGGTGTTCGTTCTCCCGCAATCGTTTGTCGGCAACCGACAGCCGGTCGCCTGAGTGGAAGCTTTCCGGCAGTTCGGCGAAAAGGGAGCTGAACCGCTGCGGTTCGAGCAGAATGCCGTGCAGGAGAATCCGCGGTGCCAACTCCGGCAGCAGCAGGTTGAACAGTTTCAGGCGGATACGTCCCCGCCCGGTTGCGGGCGCCTGCTCGGGATTCCGGTAGGTGATGCCGTCGCGCATGGCCGCGAGATGCCCGCCGCTGCGCATGGTGGCGCCGACCAGTCCGGGCATGGCGCCGGAGAGAGCCAGGGTAGCGCCGTCTTCGATCACCGCCGTGGCGGCATCGTCGACCGCCTTATGGTTGAGAAATATCGTCGTAATCCGGTTAGCCTGGTAGTCACGGCTGATGTTGAACTGTTCCATCAGCATCTGCCTGACGGTATGGCCGACTTCGACTTCGACCTCGACCCCCTCCTGAAACAGTGGGAAGAAATTTGCCAGACGATCTTTCGGGAGTTGTAGCTCAAGAGATGGGGTGCCAGGCATTTTCGTCCTTGCTTGCAGCCCGGAGGCGACCGGATGCGGCCACCTCCGGGCATTCATTTACCAGTTGTAGACTCCGTCCAGCTCCTCGTCGCTCATCGAGAAGGTCTGGTTGTGCGGCGCGATCGGATCGGTGTAGAAGTAGCGC from Geothermobacter hydrogeniphilus includes these protein-coding regions:
- a CDS encoding HesA/MoeB/ThiF family protein; protein product: MDALQTFLHERATDGLVSWHDQQQAGEQFNRPVAEVEETILQAGLLPARYQRNQQMISTEQQLLLFRSTVAVIGAGGLGGYILEQLARLGVGRIISIDDDIFEENNLNRQLLSSPKNLGRVKVEVAAERIAEVNPAVTLTPIRALLGRDNGAELLSGVDCVVDAVDNVPARLELEELCESLQLPLVHGAIAGWYGHVATILPGEGTLKKIYRHWQGGKGVEAQLGNPSFTPALAASFQVGEVCKLLLEQGRPLRNRQLVFNLLDMEIDEITF
- a CDS encoding MoaD/ThiS family protein: MKITVKLFATFRAGRFDIETRDYPAGTKVGQVVEQLDLPMEKLGILMINSRHVDLDRCLEDGDTLAIFPLVGGG